GCGCGGCAAAAACACCAGCCCCTCCCGGACGCGAACCTTCACCTTAAGCGAAATGTCCCCCGATCCGTCCACTCTCCAAAGGGCTGTTCCGTGCAAAATCGGAATTTTGATATATCCGCCGAGGGAGAAATGAACCTCGATGTCAAGCGCCGTCTCCGTTTGTTCCACGATTTCCGCGCGGTAAACGCGCATCTGCGCTCTGTCGTAACCTTCTTCCATCCATTTGAGCTTGATTTTCCGGTCGTTATCCGTAGGCGCGCGCCAAATCGTAAAAGAAGCCGGAGCTTGAAGCATCTCCAGGCCGTGCTTGGAAATGTTCACGAAGGTCCCGTCATACAAATCAAACACATGCCGGAAGTCAAAGCCTTCGACGATCACAAGCTCACCCTGGCGCTGCACATGGATCTTGGGCAGCTTCCGCCGAATTGGAGCAGCAGGCATCGGCGCAGACGGAAGCTCAAACTGCTCGAAAGTAATTTCATGCCCCGCTGCCGCCCACCGGCTGTCCCGTTTTGTCCGGCAGGAAAGATGGACGAAGCGGCGCCCTTCCGATTGCTCCGCTGCGTACGGCAGCGTAATCGCCCGTGATTCGTGCGGCGGTACCTGCAGATCGATAACTTCCCCCTGCTCGACGGCAGCGCCGTCTTTTTCCATTTTCCAGACTAGAACCAGCTCCGACAGATCGGAGAAATCGTACAAATTGGTGACTTGAAATATCCCGGCCGCGGCATCCACCGCTTCAAACCGCACCGGAGCGATCACTTTTTTCAGCTCGAGAAGTCCCTTGTGGGGCACCCGGTCCGGGCTGACCAACCCGTCGATGCAGAAATTGCCGTCGTTCGGCTGATCGCCAAAATCGCCGCCGTAGGCGAAATATTCGGTTCCGGCCTCCGTTTTCGTTTTGATGCCGTGATCCGACCATTCCCACACACAGCCGCCCATCAGCTTCGGGTATTTGTAAATCACATCCCAATAATCCTTTAAATCGCCGGGGCCGTTCCCCATCGCATGGCTGTATTCGCACAAAAACATTGGCTTTAAGCTGCGCGGGTCCTTTGCGTACTGTTCGATATATTCCGGCGAGGAATACATCCGGCCTTCCACATCGATGACTTCCGTGTCCGGACTGCCTTTATGCCGCGGATCGACGCCTTCGTAATGAACCGGTCTCGACGCGTCGCGGGCTTTGGTCCACCTCGCCATCGCCATATGATTGGCGTCATAACCCGATTCGTTCCCCATGGACCACATAATGATCGAAGGGTGGTTTTTATCCCGCTCCACCATCCTGATAGCCCGCTCCACAAAAGCGGACTCCCACGCCGGATTTTTCGACAGCATATGATAATCGCCGGCATGAAGGACGCCATGGCATTCCAGGTCCGCTTCGTCGATGACATAAAAACCGTATTCGTTGCAGAGCTCGAGAAAACGGGGATCGTTCGGATAATGCGACGTTCGAATCGTATTGACGTTGTGCTGTTTCATCAGCTTCAAATCACGGATCATATGAAGAAGCGGTATCGTCTGCCCAAGCTCCGGATGGGAATCGTGGCGGTTGACACCCTTCAGCTTTACGGGTTGTCCGTTGATCATAAACACCCCGTCCTTGATTTCCACCTTGCGGAAGCCGACTTGAAACCGCAGCACTTCATCTCCGGCGGATATGTATAAATGATACAAAACAGGCTTCTCGGCATTCCAAAGCGCCGGCCGATCGACCTCGAGCCGCACGGCGCCCGCTCCGTCGATCTCCGCTTTCCCTATACTGACGGTCCCGTTACGGGAGTCCTTCAATTCCACCTGTACATCCAATAACCCGGTCGTTTCGATCTCGCAACGGATCCATGCTTTCGCATAATCCGCGGAGAGCTCCTGACGGTTAAACACGTCTCTGACGTGGCGGGGGCTTCTCGCAAGCAAGTAGACATCCCGGAAAATGCCGGAAAATCTCCACAAATCCTGATCCTCCAAATATGTCCCGTCGCACCACTTCAGCACCATCACCGCCAAACGGTTTTTGCCGCTGCGGATATAGGGAGTCAAGTTAAACTCGGCGGGCACTCTGCTGCCTTGGCTGTAGCCGACAAAGGCGCCGTTCAGCCAGAGGTAAAAGCAGGAATTGACTCCTTCAAAAACGATATATTTCTCTTTTCCGTCCCATTGCTCGGAGATGTTGAATTCCCTTACATACAATCCGGCCGGATTTTGCTGAGGGACGAAGGGCGGATCGCAAGGAAACGGATAATTCACATTCGTGTAATGGCACTGATCGTAGCCGTTCACCTGCCAGCAGGACGGAACAATCAGATCGTCCCAGCCGCCGACTTCGGCGTTATCTTCGTAAAATCCGTCCTCCACCAGCCTGACGCTGGCGTAATATTTGAATTTCCAGCTTCCGTTCAGCGTCTGATAATACGGGGAGAGACCGCGCTTGCCGGCCGATGCGTCGGCTTCGCTGGAGTACGGAATGTAATGCGCCCGGGGAGCCTCCCTGTTCACATGCAGGACGTTCAGATTTTCCCAATATTTTTCCACCGATATCATGTAAATCTCTCCTCAATATGAAGGTGCTGTTATTATACTTGTTCGGAAAAGGTTTTCAGACCGACATTTGTTTGGATTAAGTGCTTTTTTATTGCGGATGGCGGTCATGCTGCACTTTTGTTCGAAGCCGTCGTCGTTTTGTTCGATAGGATGCAGCTGAAAAAAAAAGCGCCATCCCTCAGCGGAATGACGCCATTTTTTTAATGTTAACCGTTCGAACCATTGACATGGCGCAAACCTTCCATCAATATGAGGAGCGTTAAAGCTTGACCGTAGGTCATCGGGGAAATCGGGATATCTTTGTAAAACTGCGCATCATTGCCTACCGGCGTGCCGTACGAAACCTGCTGCACGACGCCGTTTGCGTCGATCCGATCCAGCACGGCCGCGAGCGCCTTTTGCCCGATAGGCAAATAATCGTGCTCCAGGTAACCTTTGCGCACAGCTTTCAAAATGCCGTAGCCGAAAGCGGCCGTACAAGACGTTTCCTTATAGGACGAAGGATCGTCCAGCACCGTATGCCACATGCCGTCATCCGTTTGAAGCGAAGCGAGGGCTTGAACCTGGCTGCGCATCGTATCGAGCAAATATTGCTTGATTCCGTCCTCCATCGGGGCCATGTCGAGAAAATCGACGATGCCGCACGTATACCAGCCGTTGCCGCGCCCCCAACGCACGGCTCCGTAGTTATGCCTTCCATTAAAGTCCCATCCGTGAAAAAACAGCCCGGAGTGCCGGTCGTACAAATATTTGATATGGATCAAAAACTGTTTTTTCGCCTCTTCGACATACTCCGGCCGCCCAAAATAGACGCCCGCCTTCGTAAAGAAAAGCACGGTCATGAAAAGCGTGTCGATCAAAATTTGCCCGTCATTCGGATCTCCCGTAATCATATGCTGGAACGCACCGTCCCCGGTCCGGATCAAGCCGTCTTTATTGTCCATGATCCAGCGGCTCCACTCGTCGCAAATCCGGATATACTCTTCATTGCCGGTGAGCTCGCATAAAGAGATCAGCGTCAGCAGCGGCGAGCACGTATTGACGTTTTTCTCGGGCAATCCTTCGCGGATGCGGGCATCGAACCAATCTTGCAAAAACCGCAAAGTTTCCGCATCCTTCGTCTCCTGGTAATACTGATACATCCCGTAGAGCCCTACGCCTTGCGGCCATTCCCACAGATGAATGTCAATGAGCCCTATCGGATAAATTTCGTCCATTCCTTCGTTTTTCATGGACTTCATAGCATCGGACACACGCCGGATCGCGCTTAAAATTGTCTCACGGTTCATCTGAAGGAAACCTCCCTTTTGTTTCGCACCAATCTGCCTTCCGCCCCGCAGCCCGCGATTTGCACAGCCTCGCCGTTTACGGTCAGCGGCCCCTGCCAGCCAAAACGCACTTCTCCGTATCGCGGATCCGCGAGCCGCACCTGCAAATCTTCCGTCGATACTTCGCACGGCATCTTCACCATGGCATCGACGAACTGCTCGAACGAGCCGAATTCCTCACGGCCCGCCGCCGTCACAAGCCAAATATTACGGCGCCCTTTCGATATGAGCTCGCGTCCGCGGGTAATGCCGGTTTGGTTCAGCTCCAAGCCGCCTGCTGCGTAAACGGCGGCATAACCTCCCTCTCTTTCGCCGAAAAACCACGATCCGCGTGCCTCGACCCGGGTAAATGCATATGTCGGGAAATAGGCGTGCGTATAGTCGGCGTCGTGCTCGGGATCGATATTGAAAAGTAAGATTCCAAGCCCCTTGACTTGTCCGACCTTCGGCAAATAACCGTTCCCCGCCCAGAAGCTCGGCCGCCCCGAGCCGTGGGAATAAATCTCTCCCGGATGGTTCACCCAGATTTGCGCTTCGGGGGAAAAGGCGAGATGCAGGACATGCTCCTGGTATCCTTTCAGGCCGGCGCGGAAATCGGAGATGCTCGACAGCACAAAGGAGCCCGTCCGGTAATGAATCAGCTTGGCGTACCCGTCTTTGCCTTGTTCCAGCCGGAATTCCAGCTCCTCCTCCGGGCTCAGCTTCGTCAGTTCGGCCAATTCCTGCGGCGGCGTGTAATCCGACAAGTAAACCGACACATTAAAGGAAGTGCTGTTAACGTTGCCCACGCCGTAACCGGCCCAAATAAGCGAGGTCGTTCCCGCCGCATGGTTGCCGAGCAATTCTTTCTCGTAGCTGCGCCCGAACGTAGACGTCAAATAGCCGTCATGGGCTTCGGTTAACATGTACACGTACAGCATGTCCATCGCCCGCTTGGCTTGCTCCCGCAAAACCGGCAGCTCGGCCAGGTCGTAAAGCTGTATGAGTCCGAGGAAATCGATCGGGATGTAGGCGCTGGAATTCCATTCGGCCAATCCTTCGGCAAAAAATCGTTCGAACCAGCCGATCAGCTGGCGCTCCGCCTTCGCCTGTCTCTCAGCCCCGGTTTCGCCGCTATTTGTAAATATATCGTCAGGGAACAGCTGGCCTGCCAGCAGCTGGCAGCTATGGAACAGCAGCGCATGGTTTTCGCTGAAAAACCACATCACATCGTCCCCCGGCTCATCTATCCAGTAACGGAAGCCAAGAATCGTATCCTTGACCCGGCCCCAGAAATCTTCGTCGAACAAGCCGCTGTCGCGGTAATCGCGCCAAAAGCGGAACAAAGCGATCAAATAAAAATCGGCGCAGTCCCGTCTCTCCTGAATGCCGACAAGTCCGTCAAGGATCATGTCTCCGGTTACTTCGGGGGCTCCCCCGGTTTTCAGCTTGGCGATCGCCGTATGAATATTCGGAATGCCCAGCGCCGCAACGCACTCCAGCGCCGTTCGCTTGCGTTCCTGCACCGTCATCGCTTCGCTGTTTTGAGGCTGGAACCGGTTGTTGTGCAGCTCGATGCCGAACAGCTTGCGGATCTTCGCATTGCCGATGCGGGTGCTCAGCTCAAAATATTTATAGTCCACTCCGAAATCGGAGGTGTGGCCCAAAATCAGATTTTGCCGTCCGGCTTCAAGCTCTCTCTTCATCGTATATTGCCCGCTGAAGAAACTGCTGTAGCTCACATCGAACGTGATCCCCCGACCAAAAGGCCGTTCAAAGACGATGCGGATCTCGTCGTCGGTTACGCTGTCCTTCGGGAAATACGCCCGGTGGAACGCATCTTCCATGGCCGCCACATCCCTGGCAGATTCCGATTCCGTAAGTGGGAGGCGGATTTCAAGCTGTTCGGAGCCTGTGTATTCCAACGTATAATGATAAAGCGTATCGCGCTCCGCCAAGTCCTCGTGGCAGGCGATAAATTCGTTTTCCCCGGCTTGGAGCTCAATTTCCACCTGCGTCTTCTGTTCGATGTTTCTTGTGAAAGGCGTGAAGTCGCACACCTGGCGACCGTTCACCCAGAGCGCCACCGCTCCGCACGTTTTCAGGTTAAACACCGCTTTGTGCGCGGCAGGACTGACCACGGTCGTGTAAGCGTATCGCAGCATGTGCGTGGGGACATAATAAAAACCGGACTCTTCCACCCGAGAGTTTCCCCAGGGGAAATAAATTTCCCATTCCGCTTCCGCTCCCCAGAGCGAAACTTTGCCGCCAAGCGAAGGCGGCCCGGAAAACGGAAGCTCCGGTTTGGACGAGCGCCTTGCATCGACAAATTCCTTGCGGCAAGGATTTTCATGAATGGAAAAACCTTTAATCAGCCAGTCGTTGATATCCCCTTCCATCGTCATCGGTTCGAACCGTACGTTCCGGGTCAAAATGCCGCTGACCAGCCAGCGGTTTATTACAAGATGGTTTAGCTTTAACGGAGAATATGTCAAATAGCTGCTGCCGGTTGTCATCTTTATATTCTTCCCTTCATTCCTGATGTAATTTTCGGTATGCCTGCGGAGAGACGCCGGCATACTGCTTGAACATGCGGCTGAAATGGATCGGATTGTTGAAGCCGAGAAGCTCCGAGACGAGCCCGACCGGTTCGTCCGATAACCGCAGCAATTTTTTGCCTTCATCAATCCGCTTGCGCGTAATATAGTTGTTGATGGATATCCCGGTGACCTCTTTGAAAGAATGGCACATGTAATATTTGTTTAAATGCATCGCCTTGGAAAGTTCCTCCAAAGCGATCGACTCTTTATAGTGCTGATTCAGGTACGTTAAAATGCGGCGGACGTTCGTCTCTTTCTGCGATTGCGCCGGCACGGTCAGATGAGCGTACATCTCTTTCGATTTGCGGTAAATTTTCAGGAGGAGCTGCACCATCAGGCTTTGCATCATAAATTCTTTTCCGATCGATTCCTTCTCTTTCTCGTTAAACATGGCGGCGTAATGGTCGTCTATTTCCTTCGCGCCGCCTTCACTCCAACGGATCAGCAGGCCGTTCGGATGGCTGAACAAACCGAGAAGCTTCTGCTGCAGCTCTTCGCCGGCCATCTCCTGGATGTAGTCCGCCGTAAAATTGATGTAGCTCCGGATATACGGAACGTCTTTCGCGGGGTTCGGACGATGAAGCACATCGCCGCTGAACAGCAGCATGTCGCCGGGCTGCATTTGATAAATTTCATTCCCGACGATTACATTGACGTTGCCTTGATGGAAAAAATATATTTCGTAACCGTCGTGCGTGTGAAGCGGCCAGCTGTCCTGCCATTCCGAAACCTGATGCCGAATGTAGATGCGCTCCCGCTTCAATGCGGTATTGGTGGGAAAATGGGCATAATGCGCCATGTGCCGCCACGCTCCCTGCTTGATCGATTTTGCCAAAGAGAAGGAGCTACCGCATGGGTAGCCCTTACATGGCACAAAATATTTATTTGCCTTGCTCGCCGATCGCCTTGTCGATCAGCTTGGCCGTTTTGTCCAGCGCGTCTTTCGCGGTCGTTTTGCCCGAGATTGCCTCAACGATGTTATTTTTCAAATCGGTGGAAAATTTCGGAACGACGTCCTGTCTGGACCAATCGTTAGCCGCAAGCGGAGTCGTATTGGCCAGCTCGTCGGCAAACACTTCGAACATCTCTTTGCCGAAGGCATAATCCAGCTTGGCATTGTCTTTGCGCGGGCTGATGAACAACGAATCTTTGTCGTATTTGGCGTTCACTTCTTTGGAGGATAAATATTTGATAAATTCCGCCGCTTCTTTTTCCACACCCGAACCTTTGAAAGCCATTACATATTTGCCGCCGGGTACGGAGGAGCGGATTTTTTGCTTGGGCATATAGGTGACGCCCCATTCAAAGTTGTTGATGTCCTTATAGT
The window above is part of the Paenibacillus hamazuiensis genome. Proteins encoded here:
- a CDS encoding glycoside hydrolase family 2 TIM barrel-domain containing protein; translation: MISVEKYWENLNVLHVNREAPRAHYIPYSSEADASAGKRGLSPYYQTLNGSWKFKYYASVRLVEDGFYEDNAEVGGWDDLIVPSCWQVNGYDQCHYTNVNYPFPCDPPFVPQQNPAGLYVREFNISEQWDGKEKYIVFEGVNSCFYLWLNGAFVGYSQGSRVPAEFNLTPYIRSGKNRLAVMVLKWCDGTYLEDQDLWRFSGIFRDVYLLARSPRHVRDVFNRQELSADYAKAWIRCEIETTGLLDVQVELKDSRNGTVSIGKAEIDGAGAVRLEVDRPALWNAEKPVLYHLYISAGDEVLRFQVGFRKVEIKDGVFMINGQPVKLKGVNRHDSHPELGQTIPLLHMIRDLKLMKQHNVNTIRTSHYPNDPRFLELCNEYGFYVIDEADLECHGVLHAGDYHMLSKNPAWESAFVERAIRMVERDKNHPSIIMWSMGNESGYDANHMAMARWTKARDASRPVHYEGVDPRHKGSPDTEVIDVEGRMYSSPEYIEQYAKDPRSLKPMFLCEYSHAMGNGPGDLKDYWDVIYKYPKLMGGCVWEWSDHGIKTKTEAGTEYFAYGGDFGDQPNDGNFCIDGLVSPDRVPHKGLLELKKVIAPVRFEAVDAAAGIFQVTNLYDFSDLSELVLVWKMEKDGAAVEQGEVIDLQVPPHESRAITLPYAAEQSEGRRFVHLSCRTKRDSRWAAAGHEITFEQFELPSAPMPAAPIRRKLPKIHVQRQGELVIVEGFDFRHVFDLYDGTFVNISKHGLEMLQAPASFTIWRAPTDNDRKIKLKWMEEGYDRAQMRVYRAEIVEQTETALDIEVHFSLGGYIKIPILHGTALWRVDGSGDISLKVKVRVREGLVFLPRFGLQLAMPKGMEEVEYFGLGPHESYIDKRHSVKRGKYITRVDRMMENYIMPQETGSRYGTEWAIVSNEQGMGLKFSAPNTFSFNALHFTPEDLTAATHNYELTAVKREETIVHLDYKMSGVGSNSCGPELLPQYRLDEKEFAFEIGIQPIFNEDE
- a CDS encoding glycoside hydrolase family 88/105 protein, with amino-acid sequence MNRETILSAIRRVSDAMKSMKNEGMDEIYPIGLIDIHLWEWPQGVGLYGMYQYYQETKDAETLRFLQDWFDARIREGLPEKNVNTCSPLLTLISLCELTGNEEYIRICDEWSRWIMDNKDGLIRTGDGAFQHMITGDPNDGQILIDTLFMTVLFFTKAGVYFGRPEYVEEAKKQFLIHIKYLYDRHSGLFFHGWDFNGRHNYGAVRWGRGNGWYTCGIVDFLDMAPMEDGIKQYLLDTMRSQVQALASLQTDDGMWHTVLDDPSSYKETSCTAAFGYGILKAVRKGYLEHDYLPIGQKALAAVLDRIDANGVVQQVSYGTPVGNDAQFYKDIPISPMTYGQALTLLILMEGLRHVNGSNG
- a CDS encoding AraC family transcriptional regulator; the encoded protein is MAKSIKQGAWRHMAHYAHFPTNTALKRERIYIRHQVSEWQDSWPLHTHDGYEIYFFHQGNVNVIVGNEIYQMQPGDMLLFSGDVLHRPNPAKDVPYIRSYINFTADYIQEMAGEELQQKLLGLFSHPNGLLIRWSEGGAKEIDDHYAAMFNEKEKESIGKEFMMQSLMVQLLLKIYRKSKEMYAHLTVPAQSQKETNVRRILTYLNQHYKESIALEELSKAMHLNKYYMCHSFKEVTGISINNYITRKRIDEGKKLLRLSDEPVGLVSELLGFNNPIHFSRMFKQYAGVSPQAYRKLHQE